From the Shewanella amazonensis SB2B genome, one window contains:
- a CDS encoding helix-turn-helix transcriptional regulator, producing MDIKTEVSLKLVGTGLDLLPELKNLYQTNGGCFKRVISVNGSLSMSEIHLVDQSEANSKPTVLQRSVQIAYIAVVKSIQQDDELNYIRAGFHGVLAIGCPLVAQLSAIDRVAKGEMLYSIRTLSSYIIEIKEFGGGFVTRKPSLDVTIKEQKVVDCIFKGMSNTQIAESLNISPNTVKMHLQNIYRKNKLKGRVHLISSY from the coding sequence ACTGGTTTGGATCTTTTGCCTGAATTAAAGAATCTATATCAGACAAATGGTGGATGTTTTAAGCGAGTTATTTCTGTTAATGGCTCATTATCCATGTCTGAAATACATCTCGTCGATCAATCTGAAGCTAACTCTAAGCCCACTGTTTTACAGCGCAGCGTACAGATTGCTTATATTGCCGTAGTTAAATCTATTCAACAGGATGATGAGCTGAATTATATTCGGGCGGGCTTTCACGGTGTACTGGCAATCGGTTGCCCCCTGGTGGCGCAGCTCTCTGCAATTGATAGGGTCGCCAAGGGTGAAATGCTTTACTCTATTCGAACATTGTCATCCTATATCATTGAGATAAAAGAGTTTGGCGGAGGTTTTGTGACCCGAAAACCGTCGTTGGACGTTACCATTAAAGAGCAAAAAGTGGTTGATTGCATATTCAAAGGAATGAGCAATACACAAATCGCCGAGTCGCTCAATATTTCACCTAATACCGTTAAGATGCATCTTCAAAATATTTATCGTAAGAATAAATTGAAGGGGCGTGTGCACCTCATTTCTTCATACTAA